A window of the Desulfobacula toluolica Tol2 genome harbors these coding sequences:
- the mrcB gene encoding penicillin-binding protein 1B codes for MKKWYLISAVCLLGLGIIFYDHFLKFNTVVEEKFQGRLWELPARVYARPLELYPGMRLAPDLFEKELNLMGYQNTGNMSGLDAPGKYVRTANRFELFCRPFNFGDEQMPERRFYIKIENNRVVNLQTSPDRTDKTMERLDPVIVGGFYPSSMEDRILVTLDQTPPLLGNAIICVEDKTFYSHYGIDPKSIFRAMLINLKNRRMSQGASTITQQLARNFFLTKEKTLIRKFNEMIMAAALELNYSKADILEAYINEVYLGQDGNRAIHGFGLAAYFYFGKSLTDLRPHEIALLVGMLKGPSVYNPRRYPDRAMDRRNLILEMMEKQGLVSQALLKKFLAAPLDIIENPVRGHSPFPFYLDLVKRQLLQEYKEADLKTMGIRIFTTLDPQVQLAAEHSVTDFLKQAPAGLEAGVVVTARASNEVQALVGGKDFRYKGFNRALDAKRPIGSLVKPAVFLTALERPSTYTLVTPVDDNPVRVPNPDGSYWSPENFDKTHHGQVKLYQALVHSFNVPTVRLGMNLGVESVLDTLEKMGLDHKPAAFPSVLLGSLEMSPLQVAQTYQTLASGGFFTPIKCIRSIYRPDGQVLQRYPLTIEQRLDPGAVFLLNKMLQAVVKEGTGKSLKKWVSDDLGIAGKTGTTNDLKDSWFAGFSGNRLAVVWIGRDDNRSAGLTGSSGALQIFGRLMSRIPNAPLDLQAPGNVEWAVIDAQTGYLTQKTCPDAMAVPFLKGSTPTRLHSCTSKAKTRYNDQETKKKPNILMDWLKEIFK; via the coding sequence ATGAAAAAATGGTATTTAATATCGGCAGTGTGCCTGCTGGGCCTTGGAATAATTTTTTATGATCATTTTTTAAAATTCAATACAGTTGTAGAAGAAAAGTTCCAGGGCCGGTTATGGGAACTGCCGGCCCGGGTTTATGCCCGCCCCCTGGAACTATACCCGGGCATGCGTCTGGCCCCGGATCTGTTTGAAAAAGAGTTGAACCTCATGGGGTATCAAAATACTGGGAATATGAGTGGATTGGATGCCCCTGGCAAATATGTCCGCACAGCAAACAGGTTTGAACTTTTTTGCCGGCCGTTTAATTTTGGTGATGAACAAATGCCGGAGCGCAGGTTTTATATTAAAATTGAAAATAACCGGGTGGTGAACCTGCAAACTTCCCCGGACCGGACCGACAAAACAATGGAGCGCCTGGACCCGGTCATTGTCGGCGGATTTTATCCGTCATCCATGGAAGACCGCATCCTGGTGACACTTGACCAGACCCCGCCATTACTGGGGAATGCCATCATTTGTGTCGAAGACAAGACCTTTTACTCCCACTATGGAATTGATCCCAAATCAATTTTCAGGGCCATGCTGATCAATTTAAAAAACAGGCGCATGTCCCAGGGTGCCAGCACCATTACCCAGCAACTGGCCAGGAATTTCTTTTTAACCAAAGAAAAAACCTTGATCCGCAAGTTCAATGAGATGATCATGGCTGCCGCACTGGAGCTTAATTACAGTAAAGCCGATATTCTGGAAGCATACATAAACGAGGTCTACCTTGGTCAGGACGGCAACCGGGCCATTCACGGATTCGGGCTGGCCGCTTATTTTTATTTTGGAAAATCCCTGACGGATCTGAGGCCCCATGAAATAGCTTTGCTGGTCGGCATGCTGAAGGGGCCTTCGGTTTATAACCCCAGACGATATCCTGACCGGGCCATGGACCGGCGCAATCTTATTCTGGAGATGATGGAAAAACAGGGACTTGTCTCACAAGCACTGTTAAAAAAATTCCTGGCAGCCCCCCTGGATATTATTGAAAATCCTGTCAGGGGGCATTCCCCGTTTCCGTTTTACCTGGATCTGGTCAAGCGTCAGTTGCTTCAAGAATACAAGGAGGCCGACCTTAAAACCATGGGCATAAGGATTTTCACCACCCTGGATCCCCAGGTTCAACTGGCGGCAGAACACAGCGTGACTGATTTTTTAAAGCAGGCCCCGGCCGGACTGGAAGCCGGTGTCGTGGTCACTGCCAGGGCAAGCAACGAGGTACAGGCCCTGGTGGGAGGGAAAGACTTCAGATACAAGGGTTTTAACCGTGCCCTGGATGCAAAACGACCCATCGGCTCCCTGGTAAAGCCAGCGGTCTTCCTGACGGCACTGGAACGTCCCTCCACCTATACACTGGTCACTCCGGTCGATGACAACCCTGTCAGGGTTCCTAACCCGGACGGCAGTTACTGGAGCCCTGAAAATTTTGATAAAACACACCATGGACAGGTGAAGCTGTACCAGGCCCTGGTTCATTCCTTTAATGTCCCGACCGTCAGGCTCGGCATGAATCTGGGAGTTGAATCCGTTTTAGACACGCTTGAAAAGATGGGACTTGATCATAAGCCGGCTGCCTTTCCTTCGGTTCTTCTGGGCAGCCTTGAAATGTCACCGCTCCAGGTGGCCCAAACCTACCAGACCCTTGCATCCGGCGGTTTTTTTACACCGATCAAATGCATCCGTTCTATTTACAGACCGGACGGTCAGGTACTTCAACGGTATCCGCTGACCATTGAACAGCGTCTTGATCCGGGAGCCGTTTTTTTATTAAACAAAATGCTTCAGGCTGTAGTAAAGGAAGGCACCGGCAAATCACTGAAAAAATGGGTGTCCGATGATCTGGGCATAGCCGGAAAAACCGGCACCACAAATGATCTTAAGGACAGCTGGTTTGCCGGTTTTTCCGGCAACCGGCTGGCGGTCGTGTGGATCGGCCGGGATGATAACCGTTCTGCAGGGCTTACCGGCTCATCCGGGGCTTTGCAGATTTTCGGGCGTCTCATGAGCCGGATTCCAAATGCCCCTCTGGATCTGCAGGCACCTGGAAATGTTGAGTGGGCTGTCATTGATGCCCAAACAGGTTATCTAACCCAAAAGACCTGCCCCGATGCAATGGCGGTTCCCTTTCTCAAAGGATCAACGCCAACCCGTTTGCATTCCTGCACTTCAAAAGCAAAAACCCGATATAATGATCAAGAAACAAAAAAAAAGCCAAACATTTTGATGGACTGGCTGAAAGAGATTTTCAAATGA